Proteins from a genomic interval of Pseudomonas asplenii:
- a CDS encoding UDP-2,3-diacylglucosamine diphosphatase codes for MTRAELAKPSRKQRVRTLWISDVHLGTRDCQAEHLSQFLKGYQADRIYLVGDIIDGWKMRGGMYWPQAHTNVIRRLLTMSKRGTEVIYVTGNHDEFLRRYSKLILGNIQLVDEAVHVTADGRKLLVIHGDQFDVITRYHRWLAFLGDSAYEFTLTLNRWLNHWRARYGYGYWSLSAYLKHKVKTAVSFISDFEEAIAHECVKRGLDGVVCGHIHHAEIRRVGEVEYLNCGDWVESCTALIEHWDGTVELYRLADAQAKEAQLKLDLHKVTQPG; via the coding sequence ATGACCCGTGCGGAGCTCGCCAAACCCAGTCGCAAGCAGCGTGTGCGAACCCTGTGGATTTCCGATGTGCACCTTGGCACCCGCGATTGTCAGGCCGAGCATCTGTCGCAGTTTCTCAAGGGTTATCAAGCCGACCGCATCTATCTGGTGGGCGATATCATCGACGGCTGGAAGATGCGCGGCGGCATGTACTGGCCCCAGGCACATACCAACGTGATCCGCCGCCTGCTGACCATGAGCAAGCGCGGTACCGAGGTGATCTACGTCACCGGCAACCATGACGAATTCCTGCGTCGCTACTCGAAGCTGATCCTCGGCAACATCCAGTTGGTGGATGAAGCCGTGCACGTGACCGCCGATGGACGCAAGCTGCTGGTGATCCATGGTGACCAGTTCGATGTCATCACCCGTTATCACCGTTGGCTGGCGTTTCTCGGCGATTCGGCCTACGAGTTCACCCTGACCCTCAACCGCTGGCTGAACCATTGGCGGGCTCGCTACGGTTATGGCTACTGGTCGCTGTCGGCTTACCTCAAGCACAAGGTCAAGACCGCCGTCAGCTTCATCAGCGACTTCGAGGAGGCCATCGCCCACGAATGCGTCAAGCGCGGGCTCGATGGCGTGGTTTGCGGGCATATCCACCATGCCGAGATTCGTCGGGTCGGTGAAGTGGAATACTTGAACTGCGGCGACTGGGTCGAATCCTGCACTGCGCTGATCGAGCACTGGGATGGCACTGTCGAGTTGTATCGACTGGCCGATGCCCAGGCCAAAGAGGCTCAGCTCAAGCTGGACCTGCACAAGGTCACGCAGCCCGGCTGA
- a CDS encoding helix-turn-helix transcriptional regulator, protein MGPFLTLRHYSDELIVHSHAHAQLVFGLSGRLDFEIEGRGSQVVEQSVAVVPYDAHHTCGSPDGSRCLVLDVPDEHWLVQSLGEHADASRRLIDRAGPLTLNASQGRLVDWLANGPVDDPLIARQGAVLLLASLNTPASTVSVGKRLPMAALDAHIDRYAARPLQVADLARVAGLSNARLHARFLAECGRTPMDYLRHRRLRMALSLLRESGLPVGEIALRVGYSSQSAFCAAILREFGASPTALRREPGDN, encoded by the coding sequence ATGGGACCGTTCCTGACCCTGCGCCACTACAGCGACGAGTTGATTGTCCACAGCCACGCACACGCTCAACTGGTGTTCGGGCTGTCCGGGCGGCTCGACTTCGAAATCGAGGGGCGCGGCAGCCAAGTCGTGGAGCAGAGCGTCGCGGTCGTCCCCTACGACGCCCATCACACCTGCGGCAGCCCGGATGGCAGCCGCTGTCTGGTGCTGGATGTGCCGGATGAACACTGGCTCGTCCAGTCGCTGGGCGAGCATGCCGATGCCAGCCGGCGCCTGATCGACCGGGCCGGGCCACTGACCCTCAATGCCAGCCAGGGCCGTCTGGTCGACTGGCTCGCCAACGGCCCGGTGGACGACCCGTTGATCGCCCGGCAAGGCGCGGTACTGCTGCTGGCCAGCCTGAATACACCGGCCTCGACCGTCAGCGTGGGCAAACGCCTGCCCATGGCGGCCCTGGACGCCCATATCGACCGTTACGCCGCGCGCCCACTGCAAGTGGCCGATCTGGCACGCGTGGCCGGCTTATCCAACGCGCGGTTACATGCGCGCTTTCTGGCCGAGTGCGGACGGACACCGATGGATTACCTGCGCCATCGCCGTCTACGAATGGCCCTGAGCCTGCTGCGCGAGTCCGGGCTGCCAGTCGGTGAGATCGCCCTGCGTGTCGGCTACAGCTCCCAGAGCGCGTTCTGTGCCGCCATCCTGCGTGAATTCGGCGCCTCGCCCACAGCCCTGCGCCGCGAGCCTGGCGACAACTGA
- a CDS encoding sensor histidine kinase, whose amino-acid sequence MRSLFWRILASFWLAIALVAGLSILLGHMLNQDAWILSRHPGLTTLAEDWTQTYESQGEEAAQEILEQRKKQYHIDVQVLNENGDPVVRGTFPRRAAALEARQHNDDRRLPWRRLTTEYTSPKSGDTYLLIYRIPHPELDAWHRENLLWPLSALGIALVVLTLFSLLVTLSITRPLSRLRGAVHDLGQTAYQQNSLAKLASRRDEFGVLAKDFNLMGARLQSLIGSQRQLLRDVSHELRSPLARLKIALALAERSSPEERERLWPRLTRECDRLESLISEILALARVDADQASAEPVDLNQMLTSLQREALLGEPQHPMQLQAEPELHLRGWPTMIERAVDNLLRNAQRFSPEGQAIEILARRQGERIEISVRDHGPGAEAEHLAQLGEPFFRAPGQSAAGHGLGLAIARRAAERHGGSLILANHPQGGFIATLDLPLEPEAATA is encoded by the coding sequence GTGCGATCACTGTTCTGGCGCATCCTGGCCAGCTTCTGGCTGGCCATTGCCCTTGTTGCGGGGTTGTCGATTCTGCTGGGGCACATGCTCAACCAGGACGCCTGGATCCTCAGCCGCCACCCGGGCCTGACCACCCTGGCCGAGGACTGGACCCAAACCTATGAAAGCCAAGGCGAGGAAGCGGCCCAGGAGATCCTCGAACAACGCAAGAAGCAGTACCACATCGATGTCCAGGTGCTTAACGAAAACGGCGACCCGGTCGTGCGCGGCACCTTCCCGCGTCGTGCGGCCGCCCTGGAGGCACGCCAGCACAACGATGATCGCCGCCTGCCCTGGCGCCGCCTGACGACCGAGTACACCAGCCCGAAAAGCGGCGACACCTACTTGCTGATCTACCGTATTCCCCATCCGGAACTGGATGCCTGGCACCGTGAAAACCTGCTCTGGCCCCTCAGCGCCCTGGGCATCGCCCTGGTGGTCCTGACACTGTTCAGCCTGTTGGTAACGCTGTCGATCACTCGTCCACTGAGTCGCCTGCGTGGTGCCGTGCATGACCTGGGCCAGACCGCCTATCAACAGAACAGCCTGGCCAAGCTGGCTTCGCGCCGCGATGAATTCGGCGTACTGGCCAAGGACTTCAACCTGATGGGCGCGCGCCTGCAAAGCCTGATCGGCAGCCAGCGGCAGTTGCTCCGCGACGTGTCCCACGAACTGCGTTCGCCGCTGGCGCGCCTGAAGATCGCCCTGGCCCTGGCGGAACGCTCGTCGCCCGAAGAGCGCGAGCGGCTATGGCCGCGCCTGACCCGCGAGTGCGATCGTCTGGAATCACTGATCAGCGAGATTCTCGCCCTGGCCCGGGTCGATGCAGACCAGGCCAGCGCCGAACCGGTCGACCTCAATCAGATGCTGACTTCCCTGCAACGCGAAGCCCTGCTCGGCGAACCGCAACATCCCATGCAACTGCAAGCCGAGCCGGAACTGCACCTGCGTGGCTGGCCGACCATGATCGAGCGGGCTGTGGATAACCTGCTGCGTAACGCCCAGCGTTTCAGCCCCGAAGGTCAGGCCATTGAAATATTGGCCCGACGCCAGGGTGAACGGATCGAAATCAGCGTACGCGACCACGGCCCCGGCGCCGAAGCCGAGCACCTGGCGCAACTGGGCGAACCCTTCTTCCGCGCTCCGGGCCAGAGCGCCGCAGGCCACGGCCTGGGCCTGGCGATTGCCCGCCGGGCGGCGGAACGCCATGGCGGCAGCCTGATTCTGGCGAACCATCCGCAGGGTGGCTTCATCGCGACGCTGGATTTGCCGCTGGAGCCGGAAGCAGCAACGGCCTGA
- a CDS encoding TrkH family potassium uptake protein, protein MALPTLRIIGFIIGIFLITLAISMIVPMLTLVIFDRTNDLPSFLWASTITFIAGLALVIPGRPEQVHLRPRDMYLLTVSSWVVVCIFAALPFLLTLHTSVADAFFESMSGITATGSTVLSGLDDMSPGILIWRSLLHWLGGIGFIGMAVAILPLLRIGGMRLFQTESSDRSQKVMPRSHMVARLIVTAYVGITILGTLAFWWAGMSLFDAVNHAMSAISTGGFSTSDQSLAKWHQPAVHWVAVVVMILGSLPFTLYVATLRGHRKALLKDQQVQGLLGLLLVTWLVLGTWYWWTTDLHWLEALRHVALNVTSVVTTTGFALGDYSLWGNFSLMLFFYLGFIGGCSGSTAGGIKIFRFQVAYILLKASLNQLIHPRAVIKQKYNGHRLDEEIVRSILTFSFFFAITICAIALALSLIGLDWMTALTGAASTVSGVGPGLGEVIGPSGNFASLPDGAKWILSVGMLLGRLEIITVFVLCIPAFWRH, encoded by the coding sequence ATGGCGTTGCCGACCCTGCGCATCATCGGTTTCATCATCGGCATCTTCCTGATCACCCTGGCCATCAGCATGATCGTGCCCATGCTGACCCTGGTGATTTTCGACCGAACCAACGACCTGCCGTCATTCCTCTGGGCCAGCACCATCACCTTCATTGCCGGCCTGGCCCTGGTCATCCCGGGCCGTCCCGAACAGGTGCACCTGCGCCCAAGGGACATGTACCTGCTCACCGTCTCGAGCTGGGTGGTGGTGTGCATCTTCGCCGCCCTGCCGTTCCTGCTGACCCTGCACACCAGCGTCGCCGACGCCTTCTTCGAAAGCATGTCGGGCATCACCGCCACCGGTTCGACGGTACTCAGCGGCCTGGACGACATGTCCCCCGGCATCCTGATCTGGCGTTCGCTGCTGCACTGGCTCGGCGGCATCGGCTTCATCGGCATGGCCGTGGCGATCCTGCCGCTCCTGCGTATCGGCGGCATGCGCCTGTTCCAGACCGAATCCTCGGACCGCTCGCAGAAAGTCATGCCGCGCTCGCATATGGTGGCCAGACTGATCGTCACCGCCTACGTCGGCATCACCATCCTCGGCACCCTGGCCTTCTGGTGGGCCGGCATGAGCCTGTTCGATGCGGTCAACCACGCGATGTCGGCGATTTCCACCGGCGGCTTCTCGACCTCCGACCAATCCCTGGCCAAATGGCACCAGCCGGCGGTGCACTGGGTCGCGGTGGTGGTGATGATTCTCGGCAGCCTGCCGTTCACCCTGTATGTCGCAACCCTGCGAGGACACCGCAAGGCACTGCTCAAGGATCAGCAGGTGCAAGGGTTGCTGGGGCTGCTGCTGGTGACCTGGCTGGTCCTCGGCACCTGGTACTGGTGGACCACCGACCTGCACTGGCTAGAAGCCCTGCGTCACGTGGCCCTGAACGTCACCTCGGTGGTCACCACCACCGGCTTCGCGCTGGGTGACTACAGCCTGTGGGGCAATTTCTCCCTGATGCTGTTTTTCTATCTGGGTTTCATCGGCGGCTGCTCCGGCTCGACGGCGGGCGGGATCAAGATTTTCCGCTTCCAGGTCGCCTACATCCTGCTCAAGGCCAGCCTCAACCAGTTGATTCACCCCAGGGCGGTGATCAAGCAGAAGTACAACGGCCATCGGCTCGACGAGGAAATTGTCCGCTCGATCCTGACCTTTTCCTTTTTCTTCGCGATCACCATCTGCGCCATTGCCCTGGCCTTGTCGCTGATCGGGCTGGACTGGATGACTGCGCTGACCGGTGCCGCCAGCACCGTGTCCGGGGTCGGACCGGGGCTGGGGGAAGTGATCGGCCCATCCGGCAACTTCGCCAGCCTGCCCGATGGCGCCAAGTGGATCCTCTCCGTGGGCATGCTGCTGGGCCGCCTGGAGATCATCACAGTGTTCGTGTTGTGTATTCCGGCGTTCTGGCGTCACTGA
- a CDS encoding DUF962 domain-containing protein has translation MENVRKFSNFAEFYPYYLNEHADSTCRRLHFVGTTLVIFILALIIGRSAWGLLPLLPLAGYGFAWVGHFFFEKNRPATFQHPFYSLLGDFVMYRDMLLGRVPF, from the coding sequence ATGGAAAACGTCAGAAAATTCAGCAATTTTGCCGAGTTTTACCCGTATTACCTGAACGAGCATGCCGACAGCACCTGTCGCCGCCTGCATTTCGTCGGAACCACCCTGGTGATTTTCATTCTCGCCCTGATCATCGGGCGTTCGGCCTGGGGCCTGCTACCGCTGCTGCCGCTGGCCGGCTACGGGTTCGCCTGGGTCGGGCACTTTTTCTTCGAGAAGAATCGCCCGGCAACCTTTCAGCATCCTTTCTACAGCCTGCTGGGCGATTTCGTCATGTACCGCGACATGCTGCTGGGCCGGGTGCCGTTCTAG
- a CDS encoding FimV/HubP family polar landmark protein → MLESLQSALRCSTEKPQVTPVRRHWMALAALAALAALHPALASAMGLGDITLHSALSQPLDAQIALVDPGDLADGELSVSLATPEEFAQAGVERLFFLNDLRFTPVLQGSRSFIRVQSNKPVSEPFLNFLVQVNRPNGRLLREYTVLLDPPGSGSYSPSTRAVQAEQPLPSADVAPPPATQGKRYTVTRGDNLWTIAKRLNEAGSKASVNELSQGIRALNPGSERLTVGQSLLLPDVAVVPGSAPAAVAQAPTASAAPVVEAERSAEQLAAATLENQQLQKTVDDLQARLKSQDEQIASDQKHLGELEAQLAEFKTKAAAPVVSPAPVVPSAAPAPAPVVAEPSEGTNLLLLAALAVLLLSLAAALIVRRRRRLPEVAVEPAPLFQDPPLVSRVIPTVVPSVPAPRVEPVVESRRETSEVPDALEGVSIYIAYGRFNEAAGILREAILKEPQRTDLRLRLMDVLAQQGDNAGYTVEEQHLLDTGFSESTLRDLRAKHPKLHTAPAPTAIAKAVAPVSAPAPIVAPAPAPAPAPVSTPVAVAGAATLATPVLAAEWMNEASKAETEATPLDDEFQLNLDDLSMDSDWDLVSPFDHALPQRGKAEPEPEPPTLSGSDPQFASNLNELPHVFEMPDEQFLSDFADPEPERPVETELSLPLADDTLDDEFLDGFMDDSQPLDIEPLEVDFDSLEREQASASKLEQAQTLINVGDLDHASQLLHELLREGDEPLKQTARTLLASIR, encoded by the coding sequence ATGCTCGAGAGTTTGCAGTCCGCGTTGCGGTGTTCCACTGAAAAGCCCCAGGTGACTCCGGTTCGTCGGCATTGGATGGCGCTGGCAGCGCTGGCAGCGCTGGCAGCGCTGCATCCGGCACTGGCTTCGGCCATGGGCTTGGGAGACATCACGCTGCATTCGGCGCTCAGCCAGCCGCTCGATGCGCAAATCGCTCTGGTCGATCCCGGCGACCTGGCCGATGGCGAGCTCTCGGTCAGTCTGGCGACGCCCGAGGAGTTTGCTCAGGCGGGGGTCGAGCGGCTGTTCTTTCTCAACGACCTGCGGTTCACGCCGGTCCTGCAAGGCAGTCGCAGCTTCATTCGGGTGCAGTCGAACAAGCCGGTGAGCGAGCCGTTCCTGAATTTCCTGGTGCAAGTCAACCGGCCTAACGGTCGTCTGCTGCGCGAATACACGGTATTGCTCGATCCGCCGGGCAGCGGCAGCTATAGCCCGTCGACGCGTGCGGTCCAGGCCGAGCAGCCGCTCCCCAGCGCTGATGTGGCGCCGCCGCCGGCGACGCAAGGTAAACGCTATACCGTGACCAGGGGCGATAACCTCTGGACGATCGCCAAGCGCCTGAACGAAGCGGGCAGCAAGGCCAGTGTCAATGAATTGTCCCAGGGGATTCGTGCCCTCAATCCTGGCAGCGAGCGCCTGACCGTCGGGCAGAGCCTGTTGCTGCCGGATGTTGCCGTGGTGCCGGGCAGTGCCCCGGCGGCCGTTGCTCAGGCCCCCACGGCCTCAGCGGCCCCAGTGGTCGAAGCCGAGCGTAGCGCCGAACAACTGGCTGCAGCGACGCTGGAAAACCAGCAGTTGCAAAAAACCGTCGACGATTTGCAGGCTCGCCTGAAGTCCCAGGACGAGCAGATCGCCAGCGACCAGAAGCATCTGGGCGAGCTGGAGGCGCAGTTGGCGGAGTTCAAGACCAAGGCTGCTGCCCCGGTCGTCAGCCCGGCTCCGGTGGTTCCTTCTGCAGCTCCGGCTCCGGCGCCGGTGGTTGCCGAGCCGTCCGAAGGGACGAATTTGCTGCTACTGGCCGCGCTGGCCGTACTGCTTCTGTCGTTGGCGGCAGCCTTGATCGTGCGCCGTCGGCGCCGTTTGCCCGAGGTGGCGGTCGAACCGGCGCCACTGTTCCAGGACCCGCCACTGGTCAGTCGTGTCATACCGACGGTGGTGCCCAGCGTTCCGGCGCCACGGGTCGAGCCGGTGGTTGAGTCGCGCCGCGAGACCAGCGAAGTCCCGGATGCCCTGGAAGGGGTCAGTATCTATATCGCCTATGGTCGCTTCAACGAGGCTGCCGGGATCCTGCGCGAAGCCATACTCAAGGAGCCGCAGCGCACCGACTTGCGTCTGCGCCTGATGGATGTGCTGGCCCAGCAGGGTGATAACGCGGGCTACACGGTTGAAGAGCAGCACCTGCTGGACACCGGTTTCAGCGAGTCGACATTGCGTGACCTGCGGGCCAAGCATCCGAAACTGCACACGGCACCGGCACCGACGGCCATTGCCAAGGCCGTTGCTCCGGTGTCCGCTCCAGCCCCAATCGTCGCTCCCGCACCGGCACCAGCCCCTGCGCCTGTCAGCACTCCCGTCGCCGTGGCTGGCGCTGCGACGCTGGCCACACCGGTACTGGCGGCCGAGTGGATGAACGAGGCGTCAAAGGCTGAAACCGAGGCCACGCCGCTGGATGACGAATTCCAGCTCAATCTTGATGACCTGTCGATGGACTCCGACTGGGATCTGGTCAGCCCGTTCGACCATGCACTGCCGCAGCGCGGCAAGGCCGAGCCAGAGCCAGAGCCGCCGACGTTGTCCGGCAGCGATCCGCAGTTCGCCAGCAACCTCAACGAACTGCCGCATGTGTTCGAGATGCCCGACGAGCAGTTTCTCAGCGACTTCGCCGACCCTGAGCCCGAGCGGCCGGTTGAAACCGAACTGAGCCTGCCGCTGGCCGACGATACTCTGGATGACGAGTTCCTCGATGGTTTCATGGATGACAGTCAGCCCCTGGATATCGAGCCGCTGGAAGTGGATTTCGACAGCCTGGAGCGTGAGCAGGCTTCGGCCAGCAAGCTGGAGCAGGCGCAGACGCTGATCAATGTCGGTGACCTGGACCATGCCAGCCAGTTGTTGCACGAACTGCTCAGGGAGGGGGACGAGCCATTGAAGCAGACAGCCCGTACCCTGCTTGCCAGCATCCGCTAG
- a CDS encoding Spy/CpxP family protein refolding chaperone, with translation MRKTLIALMFAAALPTVAMAQPEVGPMGGPGAPGLHGVHGGPGGEHHWRSPYAKLDLSPEQRHQIGRLMGEQMHARKALAEKYLAKLSPADQTAFQNEKNAARQKTDGEIRALLKPEQQKTFDDIQKKRAERRAEWAEFKAWKAQQAQKAQ, from the coding sequence ATGCGCAAGACCCTTATCGCCCTGATGTTCGCTGCTGCACTGCCAACCGTCGCCATGGCCCAGCCTGAGGTCGGCCCGATGGGTGGCCCTGGCGCTCCCGGACTTCATGGAGTCCACGGTGGTCCTGGCGGCGAGCACCACTGGCGCAGCCCTTATGCCAAACTGGATCTGAGCCCCGAGCAGCGCCATCAGATCGGCAGGTTGATGGGCGAGCAGATGCATGCCCGCAAGGCGTTGGCCGAAAAGTACCTGGCCAAGCTTTCGCCAGCCGATCAGACCGCGTTCCAGAACGAAAAGAATGCCGCACGCCAGAAGACCGACGGCGAAATCCGTGCCCTGCTCAAACCTGAGCAGCAGAAGACCTTCGACGACATTCAGAAAAAACGTGCCGAACGTCGCGCCGAATGGGCTGAATTCAAGGCCTGGAAAGCACAGCAGGCGCAAAAAGCGCAATAA
- a CDS encoding SelT/SelW/SelH family protein — MSPVKPEIVITYCTQCQWLLRAAWLAQELLSTFADDLGKVSLEPGTGGVFRITCDTVQIWERKLDGGFPEAKVLKQRVRDRIDPQRDLGHNEVR, encoded by the coding sequence ATGAGCCCCGTCAAACCGGAAATCGTCATTACCTACTGCACTCAATGCCAGTGGCTGCTGCGTGCTGCCTGGCTGGCCCAGGAGTTGCTGAGCACCTTTGCTGACGACTTGGGCAAGGTTTCGCTGGAACCCGGGACTGGCGGCGTGTTTCGCATCACCTGCGACACGGTGCAGATCTGGGAGCGCAAGCTCGATGGCGGTTTTCCCGAGGCCAAGGTGCTCAAGCAACGGGTACGCGACCGGATCGATCCGCAGCGCGACCTGGGCCATAACGAGGTCCGTTGA
- a CDS encoding DMT family transporter produces MTPRSALGALHIGALMFGLTGVFGKLAAASPAIIVFGRATFAVLALAVFAGITRNHRWQRLQTQDWGRLVGSGLLLAGHWVSFFLAVKVAGVAIATLGFASFPAFTVILEGVIFRERIRLNEILLVLLVSVGLVLVTPDFDLASQATSGLLWSVLSGLLFALLSLNNRAGSGRVGAVQAALCQNLVVAACLLPWAAPDLGEVRALDWLWLGLLGVFCTAVAHSLFVASLAVIKARTAAVVFALEPVYGITAAWLLFDESPSSRMLLGGALIIVAIVLSSLLGTKSPRKKLEIVAVP; encoded by the coding sequence ATGACTCCCCGCTCCGCCCTCGGCGCCCTGCATATCGGCGCACTGATGTTCGGCCTGACTGGCGTATTCGGCAAACTCGCCGCTGCTTCCCCCGCCATCATCGTCTTTGGTCGTGCAACCTTCGCCGTGCTCGCCCTCGCGGTGTTTGCCGGCATCACCCGCAACCACCGCTGGCAACGCCTGCAGACGCAGGACTGGGGCCGCCTGGTGGGCAGTGGCCTGCTGCTGGCCGGTCACTGGGTCAGTTTCTTCCTCGCGGTGAAAGTCGCCGGCGTCGCCATCGCCACCCTGGGGTTCGCCAGCTTCCCGGCCTTTACCGTGATCCTCGAAGGGGTGATTTTTCGTGAGCGCATCCGCCTGAACGAAATCCTTCTGGTGCTGCTGGTCAGTGTCGGCCTGGTGCTGGTCACCCCCGATTTCGACCTTGCCAGCCAAGCCACCAGCGGGCTGCTCTGGTCCGTGTTGTCCGGATTGCTGTTCGCTCTGCTGTCGCTGAACAATCGGGCCGGCTCAGGGCGGGTCGGCGCAGTCCAGGCGGCGCTGTGCCAGAACCTGGTGGTCGCCGCGTGCCTGCTGCCCTGGGCGGCGCCAGACCTCGGCGAAGTCCGCGCACTGGACTGGCTATGGCTGGGGCTGCTCGGCGTGTTCTGCACCGCAGTCGCCCACAGCCTGTTCGTTGCCAGCCTGGCGGTGATCAAGGCGCGCACCGCCGCCGTGGTCTTCGCCCTGGAGCCGGTGTATGGGATTACCGCCGCATGGCTGCTGTTCGACGAAAGCCCAAGCTCACGCATGTTGCTCGGCGGCGCGCTGATCATCGTCGCGATCGTACTGTCGAGTCTGCTGGGCACCAAAAGCCCGCGAAAAAAACTGGAAATCGTCGCAGTCCCTTGA
- a CDS encoding AraC family transcriptional regulator, producing MGERTTSASWAMGIVKTLEMEGLDCRALFQQLGLDYAALDDPDARFAQDSMTRLWQRAVELSGNPAIGLNMGKVVRPASFHVAGYALMSSRTLAEGFMRLVRYQRIIAESADLSFRLLPEGYALILTVHGDHLPPTRQSAEASLACALALCGWLTGRTLQPRKVLVQGSQPQDVAPYKQAFHAPLVFDAPYDALIFEKADMEAPLPTANEAMALLHDRFAGEYLARFSGSRVTHKARQVLCRLLPQGEPKRETVAQTLHLSQRTLQRRLQEEGTSFQTLLDDTRRELAEQYLAQPRMALLEVAYLLGFADPSNFFRAFRRWFEVTPGEYRARLQGSVVAVSDARTPEYTTRTL from the coding sequence ATGGGCGAGAGAACGACTTCTGCAAGCTGGGCGATGGGGATAGTCAAGACGTTGGAAATGGAGGGGCTGGATTGTCGCGCCCTGTTCCAGCAGTTGGGGCTTGACTACGCCGCGCTGGACGATCCCGATGCGCGCTTTGCCCAGGACTCGATGACGCGTCTCTGGCAGCGTGCGGTGGAGCTGTCCGGCAACCCGGCAATCGGTCTGAACATGGGCAAGGTGGTACGTCCGGCCTCGTTCCATGTGGCCGGCTATGCGCTGATGTCCAGTCGCACCCTGGCCGAAGGGTTCATGCGTCTGGTGCGTTACCAGCGGATCATTGCCGAAAGCGCGGACCTGAGTTTTCGCCTTTTGCCCGAAGGTTATGCCCTGATCCTGACCGTGCACGGCGATCATCTGCCGCCGACCCGGCAGAGTGCCGAGGCCTCGCTGGCGTGTGCCCTGGCATTGTGTGGCTGGTTGACCGGTCGGACCTTGCAGCCGCGCAAGGTACTGGTCCAGGGCTCGCAGCCGCAGGATGTCGCTCCCTACAAGCAGGCATTCCATGCGCCGCTGGTATTCGATGCGCCCTACGATGCGCTGATTTTCGAGAAAGCCGACATGGAAGCACCGTTGCCGACCGCCAATGAAGCCATGGCGCTGCTGCACGATCGTTTCGCGGGGGAGTACCTGGCTCGTTTTTCCGGCAGCCGGGTGACCCACAAGGCTCGTCAGGTCTTGTGTCGGCTGTTGCCCCAGGGCGAGCCCAAGCGTGAGACCGTCGCGCAGACCCTGCATCTTTCCCAGCGTACCCTGCAACGGCGTTTGCAGGAGGAGGGCACCAGCTTCCAGACTCTGCTCGATGACACCCGTCGCGAACTGGCCGAGCAGTACCTGGCGCAACCGCGCATGGCCCTGCTGGAGGTTGCCTACCTGCTGGGGTTTGCCGATCCGAGCAATTTTTTCCGGGCATTTCGCCGCTGGTTCGAGGTCACGCCCGGCGAATACCGGGCGCGTCTGCAGGGCTCGGTGGTAGCGGTCAGTGACGCCAGAACGCCGGAATACACAACACGAACACTGTGA
- a CDS encoding NAD(P)H nitroreductase — translation MEALDNLLNRVSAPRLLDPAPTAAQREVLFRAAMRAPDHGQLQPWRFLTVEGAAREQLGQLLAEAVEQTAGEVSQAALDKAHAMPLRAPLVVVVVARLQEHFKVPKSEQLLAAGCAAHGILLAAHAQGIGAVWRTGELSYSRHVAKGLGLSDDEEVIAFLYLGTPQNELRAAPKVELEKFVSAWSA, via the coding sequence ATGGAGGCTCTCGACAACTTGCTCAACCGTGTTTCCGCTCCGCGTCTGCTGGATCCAGCCCCCACGGCGGCCCAGCGCGAAGTGTTGTTCCGGGCGGCCATGCGCGCACCGGATCACGGGCAACTGCAGCCTTGGCGTTTCCTGACGGTGGAGGGGGCTGCTCGCGAGCAGTTGGGTCAACTGCTGGCCGAAGCGGTCGAGCAAACAGCGGGCGAAGTGTCTCAGGCCGCGCTCGACAAGGCCCACGCGATGCCTCTGCGGGCACCGCTGGTGGTGGTCGTGGTCGCGCGTTTGCAAGAACATTTCAAGGTGCCGAAGTCCGAACAACTGCTGGCTGCGGGCTGCGCGGCTCATGGCATTCTGTTGGCGGCGCACGCCCAGGGTATTGGCGCGGTCTGGCGTACGGGTGAGTTGTCCTACTCTCGACACGTGGCCAAAGGCCTGGGCTTGAGCGACGACGAGGAAGTGATTGCGTTCCTCTACCTGGGCACGCCGCAGAATGAACTGCGGGCGGCGCCGAAGGTAGAACTGGAAAAGTTCGTCAGCGCCTGGTCGGCTTGA